In Numidum massiliense, a single genomic region encodes these proteins:
- a CDS encoding AAA domain-containing protein: MLAGGDYAEKWRLFKADIEERLTRIHAYERETVQYSIDLPDRPRYELKTHLTQLREQYRADKPGAMFWLFKGRKIKYLKDAPIVNGQPFQNAEEVNAALNDVLMREETETLLTVWHKFVADVEGPTFRADEPRLLVRIQQMLQDIDTTLALAASIEELRTLASGSNLNLPGSFKWHRLGDLEQLQRAVTALGDDLRFTALREASQETFDRLQLASQQDHAHPLWQKFSHAYKERSVATWNKLHETLAEQTATQRDVQRFFDLLEKLSETAPLLEEDVRQSLGEAWAFPVDYTEAWQYKQLATWMAQLDRYRPEKIQQRIVELRKREQELVEQIVADLTWKQQIEQISEGEKRSLQAWKQKIKRIGKGIGRYADKYRKQARREMAGAQTAIPVWIMPINRVIENFAVDGKKFDVVIVDESSQCDIFSLLVLMRAEKAVIVGDDEQISPYAVGVNQEEVNELNRRFLQNIPRRDILDMKTSLFELSDQIFPKNARLMLKEHFRSVPEIIQFSNDLCYDGSMIPLRLPNAAERVDNPVVAKRVPGYCEQGKTINVVEAEAIAADIEAMIADSRYDGQSMGIISLQGNDQAKVIEEKVREAIGEAEMVKRHIICGDAYAFQGDERDIIFMSLVVADNRRFRAMTDVKSRQRFNVAASRARNQMSLYHSVTLDDLNPKDMRYRLLNYCQHPTRSLEAYEDVAVMLESPFEKEVARRIIARGYHVTPQLKVGKYRIDMVVEGLHNRLAVECDGDRWHGIERWAEDNERQYVLERAGWTFWRVRGSAFYRDPDAAMASLWRQLDEMRIEPARVQATVG; encoded by the coding sequence ATGCTCGCCGGCGGAGATTATGCGGAGAAGTGGCGCCTGTTCAAGGCAGACATCGAAGAGCGCCTAACCCGCATTCACGCTTATGAGCGGGAGACAGTCCAGTACAGCATTGACTTGCCGGATCGACCGCGGTATGAACTGAAAACGCACTTAACCCAGTTGCGAGAACAGTACCGCGCAGACAAGCCGGGGGCGATGTTTTGGCTGTTTAAAGGGCGAAAAATCAAGTACTTGAAGGATGCGCCGATCGTCAATGGCCAGCCGTTCCAAAACGCTGAGGAAGTGAACGCGGCGCTAAACGATGTGTTGATGCGGGAAGAGACGGAGACGCTACTTACTGTCTGGCACAAGTTCGTGGCCGACGTAGAGGGGCCAACATTCCGTGCCGACGAACCGCGCCTTCTCGTGCGCATACAGCAAATGCTTCAAGACATCGACACGACACTCGCTTTAGCTGCGTCGATCGAGGAGTTACGAACATTGGCGAGCGGCAGCAACCTTAACTTACCAGGCAGCTTCAAGTGGCATCGACTAGGCGATCTGGAACAGCTGCAGCGTGCCGTAACGGCGTTAGGTGACGACTTGCGCTTCACCGCCTTGCGCGAAGCGAGCCAAGAGACGTTCGACCGCTTACAGCTCGCAAGCCAACAAGACCATGCACACCCACTGTGGCAAAAGTTTTCGCACGCCTATAAAGAACGCAGCGTCGCCACGTGGAACAAGCTACACGAGACGTTGGCGGAACAGACGGCAACGCAGCGAGATGTGCAGCGCTTTTTTGACCTACTGGAAAAGTTAAGTGAAACCGCGCCACTGTTAGAGGAAGATGTGCGGCAGTCCCTCGGCGAAGCGTGGGCATTTCCCGTCGACTACACTGAGGCGTGGCAATACAAACAGCTGGCGACGTGGATGGCGCAGCTCGACCGCTACCGGCCGGAAAAGATTCAACAGCGCATTGTCGAATTGCGTAAACGAGAGCAAGAACTCGTCGAGCAGATTGTGGCTGACTTAACGTGGAAACAGCAAATCGAACAAATATCCGAAGGCGAAAAACGGTCGCTGCAAGCGTGGAAGCAAAAAATCAAACGGATCGGGAAAGGGATCGGCCGCTATGCCGACAAGTACCGCAAGCAGGCGCGCCGCGAAATGGCCGGGGCACAAACGGCGATCCCCGTGTGGATTATGCCGATCAACCGCGTCATCGAAAACTTTGCTGTCGACGGCAAAAAGTTCGACGTCGTCATCGTCGACGAAAGCAGTCAGTGCGACATTTTTTCCTTACTCGTGCTGATGCGGGCGGAAAAAGCGGTCATCGTCGGCGACGACGAACAAATTAGCCCGTACGCTGTCGGTGTCAATCAGGAGGAAGTGAACGAATTGAACCGGCGCTTCCTGCAAAATATCCCGCGCCGCGACATTTTGGACATGAAAACGTCGCTGTTCGAGCTATCCGATCAAATTTTTCCGAAAAACGCGCGTCTCATGTTGAAAGAGCACTTCCGCTCCGTGCCGGAGATTATCCAGTTCTCCAACGACTTGTGCTACGACGGCAGCATGATCCCGTTGCGCTTGCCGAACGCCGCCGAACGGGTCGATAACCCCGTTGTCGCTAAGCGCGTGCCCGGCTACTGTGAGCAAGGAAAGACGATCAACGTCGTCGAAGCGGAAGCGATCGCTGCCGACATAGAGGCGATGATTGCCGATAGCCGTTACGACGGTCAGTCGATGGGCATTATTTCCTTGCAAGGCAACGACCAGGCGAAAGTAATCGAGGAAAAAGTGCGCGAGGCGATCGGCGAAGCGGAAATGGTGAAGCGCCACATCATTTGTGGCGACGCCTACGCCTTCCAAGGGGACGAGCGCGACATCATATTCATGTCCCTCGTCGTCGCCGACAACCGGAGGTTTCGCGCTATGACTGACGTCAAGTCACGCCAACGGTTCAACGTCGCCGCTAGCCGCGCACGTAACCAAATGAGCCTGTATCACTCAGTGACGCTGGACGATTTGAACCCAAAAGACATGCGCTACCGGCTGCTCAACTACTGTCAGCATCCGACCCGCTCACTGGAAGCGTACGAAGACGTCGCCGTCATGCTGGAATCGCCCTTTGAAAAAGAAGTGGCGCGCCGCATCATCGCCCGCGGCTACCACGTGACGCCCCAGCTCAAAGTCGGTAAGTACCGCATCGACATGGTCGTGGAAGGACTGCACAACCGGCTGGCGGTGGAGTGCGACGGCGACCGCTGGCACGGCATCGAACGGTGGGCGGAAGACAATGAGCGCCAGTATGTGTTGGAACGGGCCGGATGGACTTTTTGGCGCGTGCGCGGATCGGCGTTTTACCGCGATCCGGACGCCGCGATGGCCTCGCTGTGGCGGCAGTTGGACGAGATGAGAATCGAGCCGGCAAGGGTACAGGCGACGGTGGGGTGA
- a CDS encoding AAA domain-containing protein → MFVGKKNIEVKDVQDLRSKTEQLFAYLSALHEMKSPPIRDYKSYEKHWATVDFPFGTGCYLFGEGDRGDAWLEVHKQKIDPPPQPSPLIRTWLKDDSFRDPSASPQFKKEKLVQSVTRAANGEKEVVTVYFGDDPKRVQVAKQWLQEWRAWAKETKHKQSVQRLYGQLFNMYQRFEREGELLELAFGHGLLTLSHAPEDVYRPVLVTPCDLRFDPEKGVFYVIPTQKGTLVETDMLTGIHELKLDHMEALKRQYEEDRGLDPLDQESASAFYKAFVQSMHADGQYKETIDAKLPVQTVPIIYNESVLFMRRRGLQLLREDLNRTVELIKSGDIDASKTIKVLLSEDERVTTLSPEDQHAWKSVAEDVYFPLPANEEQRDIVRRVSGSIGVTVQGPPGTGKSHTIANLIANFLAHGKRVLVTSQTEKALAVLADKIPENIRALCVSYLGGDGQSIKQIEGAINQISEKMGTLDTERLATYIARDRNELHDARRDIQEQKTLLKEWAEKENDSCRWYNQTLKPLEAAHILRNASVDHSWLRDEVELNAPFPLAAQEMKELWALRDALQPADVFLREATLPQADDLLTVEQFNEWVNDFETLSERVKQT, encoded by the coding sequence ATGTTCGTTGGTAAGAAGAACATTGAGGTGAAAGACGTGCAAGACCTAAGAAGCAAGACGGAACAACTGTTTGCATACTTGTCCGCCCTACATGAAATGAAATCCCCGCCGATCCGAGACTATAAATCGTATGAAAAGCACTGGGCGACGGTAGATTTTCCGTTTGGGACGGGGTGCTATTTGTTTGGCGAGGGGGATCGCGGGGATGCTTGGCTCGAAGTACATAAGCAAAAAATCGATCCGCCGCCACAACCGAGCCCGCTCATCCGCACCTGGCTCAAAGACGACAGCTTTCGCGATCCGAGCGCCTCGCCCCAATTTAAAAAAGAAAAGCTCGTGCAAAGCGTTACTCGAGCGGCAAACGGTGAAAAGGAAGTCGTCACCGTCTACTTTGGCGATGACCCGAAGCGGGTACAGGTGGCGAAACAGTGGCTGCAAGAGTGGCGCGCCTGGGCCAAGGAGACGAAGCATAAACAAAGCGTGCAGAGGTTGTACGGGCAACTGTTTAATATGTACCAGCGGTTTGAACGCGAAGGGGAGTTGCTCGAGCTCGCCTTTGGCCACGGGTTGCTCACGCTGTCCCACGCCCCCGAAGACGTGTACCGCCCCGTGCTCGTCACGCCGTGTGATTTAAGGTTCGACCCGGAAAAAGGTGTGTTTTACGTGATCCCGACGCAAAAGGGCACGCTTGTCGAAACAGACATGCTGACAGGCATTCACGAGCTAAAATTAGATCACATGGAGGCGTTGAAGCGTCAATATGAGGAGGACAGGGGATTAGACCCGCTAGACCAAGAGAGTGCAAGCGCTTTTTATAAAGCGTTTGTGCAGTCGATGCACGCCGACGGGCAATACAAGGAAACGATCGATGCAAAACTCCCTGTGCAGACGGTTCCGATCATTTACAACGAGTCGGTGCTGTTCATGCGTCGCCGTGGACTGCAATTGTTGCGGGAAGACTTAAACCGTACCGTGGAATTGATCAAAAGCGGGGACATTGACGCTTCGAAGACGATCAAAGTGCTTCTCAGCGAGGATGAAAGGGTTACCACCTTGTCCCCCGAGGACCAACACGCGTGGAAAAGCGTCGCCGAGGACGTCTATTTTCCGCTTCCAGCCAACGAGGAGCAGCGCGACATCGTGCGCCGCGTGTCGGGCAGTATCGGCGTCACCGTACAAGGGCCGCCGGGGACGGGCAAAAGCCACACGATCGCGAACTTAATCGCCAACTTTTTGGCACACGGCAAACGCGTCCTCGTGACAAGTCAGACGGAGAAGGCGCTAGCGGTGCTCGCCGACAAAATTCCAGAGAACATTCGCGCCCTCTGCGTGTCCTATTTAGGTGGCGACGGACAGTCGATCAAGCAAATCGAAGGAGCGATTAATCAAATCTCGGAAAAAATGGGTACGCTCGATACGGAGCGGCTTGCGACTTACATCGCACGCGACCGTAACGAGCTACACGACGCACGCCGCGACATCCAAGAGCAAAAAACGTTGCTGAAAGAGTGGGCGGAGAAAGAAAACGACTCCTGCCGCTGGTACAACCAAACGCTTAAACCACTCGAAGCGGCACACATTTTGCGGAACGCGAGCGTCGACCATTCCTGGCTGCGCGATGAGGTCGAATTGAACGCCCCGTTTCCACTTGCCGCACAGGAGATGAAGGAATTGTGGGCGCTGCGCGACGCGTTACAGCCAGCGGACGTTTTTTTGCGCGAAGCGACGTTGCCCCAAGCCGACGACTTGTTGACGGTAGAGCAGTTTAACGAATGGGTGAACGATTTTGAGACACTAAGCGAACGGGTGAAACAAACGTAG
- a CDS encoding tetratricopeptide repeat protein — translation MSQWDRAKRSLTNALRLFKEEGIDPQTNLEAEVYHFLSLCAFYGDQDYEQAIEQVDIALAAFQEGGDLAHLPGQMLYDKANYFFHLERYAPAYKYVAEAQKACEQTGDIRMLILSYNLEGFVFKRQRMHDRAIRCFRKAIRMSEAYHPDWQLASILYLNLGDTYYRQQKYDKSLHAYDIVNELCPRTKDDNVRATLYISYGEVFYKQQEYEKAAEYVNRATNFAKKIRLTSEYLQLLILKANIALETDSAEVEELCREGIDLADKRMLPDKKKEFLFIMAKWKVAKVTGAPLIEVQ, via the coding sequence TTGAGTCAATGGGATCGTGCTAAGCGCTCATTGACGAATGCATTGCGACTGTTTAAAGAAGAGGGTATCGATCCACAAACGAACTTAGAAGCGGAAGTGTATCACTTTTTGTCGCTTTGCGCGTTTTACGGCGATCAAGATTATGAGCAAGCGATCGAGCAAGTCGATATAGCATTAGCCGCTTTCCAAGAAGGTGGCGATCTAGCACATTTACCGGGTCAAATGTTGTACGACAAGGCGAATTACTTCTTCCACTTGGAACGCTATGCCCCGGCCTATAAATACGTTGCCGAGGCACAAAAAGCATGTGAGCAGACCGGTGACATAAGGATGCTTATTTTGTCATACAATTTAGAAGGCTTTGTTTTCAAAAGGCAACGTATGCATGACAGAGCTATTCGATGCTTTCGTAAAGCGATCCGGATGTCGGAAGCGTATCACCCAGATTGGCAGCTCGCGAGTATTTTATACTTAAACTTGGGTGACACATACTATCGCCAGCAAAAGTATGACAAAAGTTTGCATGCATACGACATCGTGAATGAACTATGTCCGAGAACGAAAGATGATAACGTGCGTGCAACGTTGTACATCTCGTACGGGGAAGTGTTTTACAAACAGCAAGAGTACGAGAAGGCAGCAGAATACGTCAATCGTGCCACGAACTTTGCCAAGAAGATCCGCCTCACATCGGAGTATTTACAGTTGCTGATACTGAAAGCAAACATCGCCCTCGAAACGGACAGCGCCGAAGTGGAAGAGCTTTGCCGCGAAGGGATCGACTTGGCGGATAAACGGATGTTGCCCGACAAAAAGAAGGAATTCCTCTTTATTATGGCAAAGTGGAAGGTCGCGAAGGTTACTGGTGCGCCTCTTATCGAAGTACAATAG
- a CDS encoding GIY-YIG nuclease family protein, with protein MKEKPVGKTIQIFMPDGSPTSIKIAEITTRIVQLLLIPRNKLQEMGLRQEAKTVGLYFLFGKGDADSKPYVYIGEAENCYERLKQHHQDPDKDFWNVAVVVVSKTESFTKGHVKYLEAYCYCKAVDTGRYQVKNSQKPTEPFLPEHMVVDLIDTFETMKVLLSALGYPVFEEVSSEREKDIFYCRVRDANARGEYTDEGFVVFKGSICNPTVSPATSAWIKKMRGELLDNGTLVADGNGVVTFTGDYIFSSPSAAAAAVLGRTNNGWMEWKDASGQTLDQRKRRTTEQR; from the coding sequence ATGAAGGAGAAACCCGTAGGGAAAACGATTCAAATTTTCATGCCCGACGGTTCGCCTACAAGTATTAAAATCGCTGAAATTACGACGCGTATTGTACAACTACTGTTGATTCCTCGTAATAAGTTACAGGAAATGGGCTTGCGTCAAGAGGCAAAAACGGTCGGCCTTTACTTTTTGTTTGGAAAGGGTGATGCTGACAGCAAACCATATGTTTATATTGGTGAAGCGGAAAATTGCTATGAGCGTCTTAAACAGCACCATCAAGATCCGGATAAGGATTTCTGGAATGTGGCCGTAGTTGTCGTTTCAAAAACGGAAAGTTTTACAAAGGGGCATGTAAAATACTTGGAGGCGTATTGTTACTGTAAAGCAGTTGACACAGGGCGTTATCAAGTAAAAAATAGTCAGAAGCCAACGGAACCATTTTTGCCAGAACATATGGTTGTCGACTTAATCGACACGTTTGAAACGATGAAAGTACTACTATCCGCTTTAGGTTATCCGGTATTTGAAGAAGTCTCGAGTGAACGGGAGAAGGACATTTTTTACTGCCGTGTGAGAGACGCAAATGCCCGAGGTGAGTATACCGATGAAGGATTTGTCGTTTTTAAAGGATCGATTTGTAACCCTACCGTTTCACCTGCAACTAGCGCGTGGATTAAAAAAATGAGAGGCGAGTTGTTAGATAACGGTACGCTCGTTGCAGACGGAAACGGTGTCGTTACCTTTACGGGGGATTACATATTTAGTTCGCCAAGTGCCGCTGCAGCTGCCGTGTTAGGGAGGACAAATAACGGATGGATGGAGTGGAAAGACGCTTCCGGGCAGACGCTGGATCAGCGGAAAAGGCGTACAACTGAGCAAAGGTGA
- a CDS encoding Ig-like domain-containing protein: MRGKKWLVVVTMIALLFTYVTPFQANPAVAKAASAKEASVTKEDAAKKVSTKEALANVLNPYGVPEGAYPGGHHKMNTFVDLGAWHGYSLPSKEDKDFFGAFVGPIYVAEEYPWYLSKAFNQLEIFDAKTGKKVDLAQDASPELTYYPGMLKQVYKLKDMNVVLELRYATNRTALVKTVVENKTDKPLTLQMEWKGDLLRYKEEPIKSAYDLAATEDGVRVDFKKVRSTWSYFTTDQVKFEVKYPEKVKTVVDGDSYTTELNQPITVGAKKDHALYTTHSYTFTDKERTQEHDKVKSIFAQPEKYIKDTDKRWDDYVKRTVKKSSDINDYDRAAVKAMETLLTNWRSPAGKLKHDGITPSFSYVWFTGGFWAWDTWKQSVGVVNFDPELAKSSIRSMFDYQITKDSHRPQDDGMIIDCVFYNDQADGGGNWNERNSKPALAAWSVWEVYKETGDKDFIAEMYPKLVKYHNWWYTNRDHDGNGIAEYGGTVDDLNNSKEEIILAAAWESGMDNAPRFDVNYGIEVLENKDQDGKLLGYSISQESVDLNAYLYAEKLYLADMAKLLKQDQDAAKYEKEAKYVQDYIQKHMYDEKEGFFFDVDIKTKKPLVERGKGVEGFIPLWAKAASKEQAEAVKNAAMDENKFNTKMPFPTASKDNPRYSPDKYWRGPVWMDQAYFGVKALDNYGYKKEAGQMAKKLFDSAEGLLGDGPIHENYNPETGETLHARNFSWSSSVFYLLYKDFVADMTTPVPPKAPKAPKVNNVYSTSKTVKGQTIANGTVTVKAGKAVLGTAKADKNGNFSVTIKPQKTGTKLTVTVKDANGLVSKATTVVVKQGKSEAPAAPKVKTVYSTTKTVKGETSANATVTIKRGNTVLGKGKADKNGNFTIIIKPQKTGTKLAFTAKGTNGKVSKTTYVTVKQGKSEAPAAPKVKTVYSTTKTVKGETSANATVTIKRGNTVLGKGKADKKGNFTIIIKPQKTGTKLAFTAKGTNGKVSKTTYVTVKQGKSEAPAAPKVKTVYSTTKTVKGETSANATVTIKRGNTVLGKGKADKNGNFTIIIKPQKTGTKLAFTAKGTNGKVSKTTYVTVKQGKSEALAKPKVNNVYSTSKTVKGKTSANATVTVKRGKTVLGKAKANKSGNFSVKIKRQKTGTKLAVSAKNAKGKVSKTTYVTVKKAKKK; the protein is encoded by the coding sequence GTGAGAGGAAAGAAATGGTTAGTCGTCGTCACCATGATAGCGCTTCTGTTCACTTACGTCACGCCGTTTCAGGCGAATCCGGCTGTGGCGAAGGCAGCTTCCGCGAAGGAAGCTTCCGTTACTAAGGAAGATGCCGCTAAGAAAGTTTCCACTAAAGAAGCACTCGCTAACGTCTTAAACCCGTACGGCGTGCCAGAGGGCGCTTACCCCGGCGGCCACCACAAAATGAACACGTTCGTCGACTTGGGCGCGTGGCATGGCTATTCGCTCCCATCGAAGGAAGACAAAGACTTTTTCGGTGCCTTTGTCGGGCCGATTTACGTCGCCGAGGAATATCCTTGGTACCTCAGTAAAGCGTTCAACCAACTAGAAATTTTTGACGCAAAAACAGGGAAAAAGGTTGACCTCGCGCAAGACGCCAGCCCAGAACTGACCTATTACCCGGGAATGCTCAAGCAAGTGTACAAACTGAAAGACATGAACGTCGTTCTCGAGCTGCGCTATGCGACGAACCGCACCGCACTCGTTAAGACGGTCGTCGAAAACAAAACGGACAAGCCACTCACCTTGCAGATGGAGTGGAAAGGTGATCTGTTACGGTACAAAGAAGAGCCGATCAAAAGCGCGTACGACCTCGCTGCGACTGAAGACGGCGTGCGCGTCGACTTTAAAAAAGTGCGAAGCACATGGTCGTACTTCACGACGGATCAAGTGAAGTTCGAAGTAAAATATCCGGAAAAAGTGAAGACGGTCGTCGACGGAGACAGCTACACGACCGAACTGAATCAGCCGATTACCGTCGGTGCGAAAAAAGACCACGCGTTGTACACGACGCATAGCTACACGTTCACCGACAAAGAAAGAACGCAAGAACACGACAAAGTAAAAAGCATTTTTGCCCAACCGGAGAAGTACATTAAAGACACGGACAAACGTTGGGACGACTACGTCAAGCGCACGGTGAAAAAATCGTCGGACATTAACGACTACGACCGCGCCGCAGTGAAAGCGATGGAAACGCTCCTGACGAACTGGCGCAGTCCGGCCGGTAAATTGAAGCACGACGGTATCACGCCATCGTTTTCTTACGTTTGGTTTACGGGCGGATTTTGGGCTTGGGACACGTGGAAACAATCGGTAGGGGTCGTCAACTTCGATCCGGAACTGGCAAAGTCATCGATTCGCTCCATGTTTGATTACCAAATCACGAAAGACTCGCACCGTCCGCAAGACGACGGAATGATCATCGACTGCGTCTTCTACAACGACCAAGCAGACGGTGGTGGCAACTGGAACGAACGTAACTCGAAACCGGCCCTCGCCGCATGGTCCGTGTGGGAAGTGTACAAAGAGACCGGCGATAAAGACTTTATCGCAGAAATGTATCCGAAACTCGTCAAATACCACAACTGGTGGTACACGAACCGAGACCACGACGGCAACGGCATCGCCGAATACGGCGGCACGGTTGACGATTTAAACAACAGCAAAGAAGAAATCATTTTGGCTGCCGCGTGGGAAAGCGGTATGGACAACGCGCCGCGCTTTGACGTCAATTACGGCATCGAAGTGTTAGAAAACAAGGATCAAGACGGCAAGCTCCTCGGTTATTCGATTTCGCAAGAATCGGTTGACCTCAACGCCTACTTGTACGCGGAAAAACTGTATCTTGCCGACATGGCGAAATTGCTCAAACAAGATCAGGACGCAGCTAAATACGAAAAAGAAGCAAAGTATGTGCAAGATTACATCCAAAAGCACATGTATGACGAAAAAGAAGGCTTTTTCTTCGACGTCGACATAAAGACGAAGAAACCGTTAGTCGAACGCGGTAAAGGTGTGGAAGGCTTCATTCCGCTCTGGGCGAAAGCTGCAAGCAAAGAACAAGCGGAAGCCGTCAAAAACGCGGCAATGGACGAAAACAAATTTAACACGAAAATGCCGTTCCCGACTGCATCGAAAGACAACCCGCGTTATTCGCCGGATAAATACTGGCGAGGACCGGTTTGGATGGACCAAGCGTACTTCGGCGTTAAAGCACTCGACAACTACGGTTACAAAAAAGAAGCCGGTCAAATGGCGAAAAAGCTGTTTGACAGTGCCGAAGGTTTGCTAGGAGACGGTCCGATCCACGAGAACTACAACCCGGAAACTGGGGAAACGTTGCACGCGCGCAACTTTAGCTGGTCTTCCAGTGTCTTCTACTTGCTGTACAAAGACTTCGTCGCCGACATGACGACCCCTGTTCCACCGAAAGCGCCAAAAGCGCCCAAAGTGAACAACGTCTACAGCACGAGCAAGACGGTAAAAGGCCAAACGATCGCTAACGGTACCGTCACTGTCAAGGCTGGCAAAGCGGTACTCGGCACGGCCAAAGCGGACAAAAACGGCAACTTCAGCGTTACGATTAAGCCGCAAAAAACGGGTACAAAACTAACGGTCACCGTGAAAGACGCCAACGGTCTCGTCAGCAAAGCGACCACCGTCGTCGTCAAACAAGGTAAGTCAGAAGCCCCAGCAGCGCCGAAAGTAAAGACGGTGTACAGCACGACCAAAACGGTGAAAGGTGAAACGAGCGCTAACGCAACGGTAACGATCAAACGCGGTAACACGGTACTCGGCAAAGGTAAAGCGGACAAGAACGGCAACTTCACGATCATCATTAAGCCGCAAAAAACCGGCACGAAGCTTGCCTTCACCGCGAAGGGCACAAACGGCAAAGTGAGCAAGACGACTTACGTCACGGTGAAACAAGGTAAGTCAGAAGCCCCAGCAGCGCCGAAAGTAAAGACGGTGTACAGCACGACCAAAACGGTGAAAGGTGAAACGAGTGCTAACGCAACGGTAACGATCAAACGCGGTAACACGGTACTCGGCAAAGGTAAAGCGGACAAGAAGGGTAACTTCACGATTATCATTAAGCCGCAAAAAACCGGCACGAAGCTTGCCTTCACCGCGAAGGGGACAAACGGCAAAGTGAGCAAGACGACTTACGTCACGGTGAAACAAGGTAAGTCAGAAGCCCCAGCAGCGCCGAAAGTAAAGACGGTGTACAGCACGACCAAAACGGTGAAAGGTGAAACGAGCGCTAACGCAACGGTAACGATCAAACGCGGTAACACGGTACTCGGCAAAGGTAAAGCAGACAAGAATGGTAACTTCACGATCATCATTAAGCCGCAAAAAACCGGCACGAAGCTTGCCTTCACCGCGAAGGGCACAAACGGCAAAGTGAGCAAGACGACTTACGTCACGGTGAAACAAGGTAAGTCGGAAGCACTGGCGAAGCCGAAAGTAAACAACGTGTACAGCACGAGCAAGACGGTAAAAGGTAAAACGAGTGCTAATGCCACCGTCACGGTAAAACGCGGCAAAACCGTGCTCGGCAAAGCGAAAGCGAACAAGAGCGGCAACTTCAGCGTGAAGATCAAACGGCAAAAAACCGGTACGAAGTTAGCTGTATCGGCAAAGAACGCGAAAGGCAAAGTAAGCAAGACGACTTACGTCACGGTGAAAAAAGCGAAGAAAAAGTAG